A portion of the Deltaproteobacteria bacterium HGW-Deltaproteobacteria-18 genome contains these proteins:
- a CDS encoding hybrid sensor histidine kinase/response regulator — MPSDAGEPRAFYQLFADLASGTLEHVTDPVKCAEYVASQVRELLGVKAVGVVACQGHGKPHRLLAVRPLRQETLFKSVEIDQLIHESHASPLAMTVSPEDQTVPGRLLQSLGLSDSVIVPLRVGSEMIGALVLLGLMDSYGVETIVHSLDRLSSLLALIMRQADQYRDLELAVRERTAELQATRDRLEEQHAFLSTLLSSLPNPVFVQDVHGRILRCNDAFSALLGTPERELVGEHESRFRAAFVLEPAKNADPGMEEFECRAVDGCMRRMLASRAQFHTSQGQLAGFINVLTDVTDLAAARLEAEASSRAKSEFLANMSHEVRTPLNGIVGMLQLLSQTFLDAEQKEFVFTAIRSSKRLTQLLTDILEISCIEAGKLAVAAQEFHFVDLRDSVRDLFAIPAKAKGIELAFEVDEAIPSHVVGDEGRLRQILFNLVGNATKFTSRGSVQILARRVDVGTEMFVEFTVKDTGVGIPRERQDDIFNAFTQVDGSAVRAHGGVGLGLAIVRRLVDMMGGSITVQSELGQGTTMTTRIPLIPGPTVCEFREKPPLPVVRGKRILVVEDDPINQLALTRMVKKLGHFPALAGNGREALGKLALDDFDCVLMDIQMPLMDGLEATGRIRSGTIERVSREIPIIALTGHAMPGDREHFLECGMTAYLSKPVDMDSLARLIAEVMAGGV; from the coding sequence ATGCCCAGTGATGCCGGAGAGCCCCGGGCCTTTTACCAGCTTTTCGCCGATCTGGCTTCGGGCACCCTTGAGCATGTAACGGATCCGGTGAAGTGCGCCGAGTATGTGGCGTCGCAGGTCCGGGAGCTTCTGGGGGTCAAGGCCGTGGGCGTGGTCGCCTGCCAGGGGCATGGCAAGCCCCATCGTCTCCTGGCCGTGCGTCCCTTGAGGCAGGAGACATTGTTCAAAAGCGTTGAGATCGATCAGCTCATCCACGAAAGTCATGCCTCGCCCCTGGCCATGACCGTAAGCCCGGAGGACCAGACCGTACCGGGCAGGTTGTTGCAATCCCTCGGCCTGTCGGATTCCGTGATCGTGCCATTGCGTGTCGGCAGCGAGATGATCGGAGCGCTGGTTCTGCTCGGACTTATGGATTCGTACGGGGTCGAGACCATCGTGCACAGCCTCGATCGATTGTCCTCCCTGCTGGCGCTGATCATGCGTCAGGCGGATCAGTATCGCGATCTGGAGTTGGCCGTGCGCGAGCGCACCGCCGAGCTGCAGGCCACGCGCGACCGCCTGGAAGAGCAGCATGCCTTTTTGTCGACCCTTCTTTCGAGCCTGCCCAATCCAGTGTTCGTGCAGGATGTGCATGGCCGGATCCTGCGGTGCAACGATGCTTTCTCCGCTCTGCTGGGAACGCCCGAGCGCGAACTTGTCGGTGAGCATGAATCCCGGTTCCGGGCCGCCTTTGTTCTGGAGCCCGCCAAAAACGCAGACCCGGGGATGGAAGAGTTCGAGTGTCGGGCGGTTGACGGCTGCATGCGACGCATGCTGGCTTCCCGCGCGCAATTTCATACCAGTCAGGGGCAACTGGCCGGATTCATAAATGTCCTGACCGATGTCACGGATCTGGCCGCCGCTCGGCTGGAAGCTGAAGCCTCCAGCCGAGCGAAATCGGAATTCCTGGCCAACATGAGTCATGAGGTCCGCACTCCGTTGAACGGCATCGTCGGCATGCTGCAGCTCCTTAGCCAGACCTTTCTGGATGCTGAGCAGAAGGAGTTTGTTTTCACGGCCATCCGGTCATCCAAGCGCCTGACCCAGCTTCTGACCGACATCCTCGAGATTTCGTGCATCGAGGCGGGCAAACTGGCCGTTGCCGCGCAGGAATTTCACTTTGTGGACCTGCGCGACTCCGTGCGCGACCTCTTTGCCATACCGGCCAAGGCCAAGGGAATTGAACTTGCGTTCGAGGTCGACGAGGCCATCCCGTCGCATGTGGTGGGCGACGAAGGCCGCTTGCGGCAGATTCTTTTCAATCTGGTAGGCAACGCCACGAAGTTCACATCCCGGGGAAGTGTCCAGATTCTGGCCCGACGTGTGGATGTAGGCACAGAGATGTTCGTCGAATTCACGGTCAAGGACACCGGCGTGGGCATCCCCCGCGAGCGCCAGGATGACATATTCAACGCCTTCACCCAGGTCGACGGGTCGGCCGTACGCGCGCACGGTGGCGTCGGGCTGGGGCTGGCCATCGTCAGACGTCTGGTGGACATGATGGGCGGGTCGATAACGGTTCAGAGCGAGCTAGGGCAGGGCACGACCATGACCACAAGGATTCCGCTTATCCCTGGCCCGACGGTGTGCGAGTTCCGGGAGAAGCCCCCTCTGCCCGTGGTCCGGGGCAAGCGCATCCTGGTGGTGGAGGATGACCCCATCAATCAGCTGGCCCTGACCCGGATGGTCAAGAAGCTCGGTCATTTTCCGGCCCTTGCCGGCAACGGCCGGGAAGCTCTGGGCAAGTTGGCTCTGGACGATTTCGATTGCGTGCTCATGGATATCCAGATGCCGCTCATGGACGGGCTTGAAGCCACCGGCAGAATTCGTTCCGGAACCATTGAGCGCGTGTCCCGGGAAATTCCGATCATCGCCCTGACCGGACACGCCATGCCCGGAGACCGTGAACACTTCCTGGAGTGCGGCATGACGGCCTATCTTTCCAAACCCGTGGACATGGATTCCCTGGCTCGCCTCATCGCCGAGGTTATGGCCGGAGGCGTCTGA
- a CDS encoding corrinoid-binding protein: MTEERDANLGSLREALYALMLEAKREEALRLLLDHAEARGFQSAVSDVLEPVLERAGEAWHRENLSLAQGYVAGKIAEDLLVAAAESGGDLPLDVKGPVVIGNVEDDYHSLGRKMVAIFLRAAGWKVIDLGNDVPPGEFVDAAIAHGARVIGVSAMMLTTAENIRALRTEIEARGLGGKVRLAVGGAIFKLRPELMLEVGGDGTAPNAIEAPALFERLWAQSLGMDAK; the protein is encoded by the coding sequence ATGACTGAAGAGAGGGACGCCAACCTGGGATCGCTCAGGGAAGCCTTGTATGCCTTGATGCTTGAAGCCAAGCGCGAAGAGGCCCTGCGGCTGTTGCTCGACCATGCGGAGGCGCGCGGCTTCCAGTCGGCGGTGAGCGATGTGCTCGAACCGGTGCTGGAGAGGGCGGGCGAAGCCTGGCACCGGGAGAATTTGTCCCTGGCCCAGGGCTACGTGGCTGGAAAGATCGCCGAGGACCTGCTGGTGGCCGCGGCCGAATCCGGCGGGGATCTGCCTCTGGATGTCAAGGGACCGGTGGTGATCGGCAATGTTGAGGATGATTATCATTCTCTGGGGCGCAAGATGGTCGCCATTTTTTTGCGCGCAGCCGGATGGAAGGTCATCGATCTGGGCAACGACGTGCCCCCCGGGGAGTTTGTCGATGCGGCCATCGCGCATGGTGCGAGGGTCATCGGAGTTTCGGCCATGATGCTGACCACGGCCGAGAACATTCGAGCCCTGCGGACCGAGATAGAAGCACGGGGCCTTGGCGGCAAGGTCCGACTGGCCGTGGGCGGCGCGATTTTCAAGTTGCGGCCCGAACTGATGCTGGAAGTCGGCGGCGATGGCACCGCCCCCAATGCCATCGAGGCCCCAGCACTCTTCGAGCGGCTTTGGGCCCAAAGTCTCGGGATGGATGCAAAATGA
- a CDS encoding sugar ABC transporter ATP-binding protein: protein MIVLQDISKHYGRVRANDGISLTLEPGRIYALVGENGAGKSTLMRILAGHTVPDSGVISVRGEAHPGLTPVTAGRLGVGMLYQDPLDFPALPVWENFRLSGPPRTRAQVVDRLGELSNHLGVCFLPEEPVASMTVGERQLLELLRLLDLGATTLILDEPTTGITPEQKRGLFDLLARLARQEGHTIILVTHKLSEALEMADAIFVMRQGRLEARLAPPYDPKELVQRMFGDAAAQSVNNSMPETGQSNRVTLAEAVFAGPKYHLGPLKLSAALGEIIGLAGLDGSGQELFLRGLCGLDRMPAGCLIINETEHTRTDFKSLRHEGVHFVPADRMSQALFPDLSIRDHILLAFPEHASRLEEFHQSQCVERFDLRAHPDTPAKALSGGNQQRLLLSLIPDDAPLLLMEHPTRGLDAGSARQVWEHLRGRCASGATLFFFSPDLDEVIEHSHRVLVFFDRKLVADVPRLDASVDRLGALMAGKKPESAHVA from the coding sequence ATGATCGTTCTGCAAGACATCAGCAAGCACTACGGCCGGGTTCGGGCCAACGACGGCATCAGCCTGACTCTCGAACCAGGCCGCATCTACGCCCTGGTGGGTGAAAACGGAGCCGGCAAGAGCACACTCATGCGCATCCTTGCCGGTCATACCGTGCCCGACTCAGGCGTCATATCCGTTCGCGGCGAGGCCCACCCGGGCCTCACCCCGGTCACGGCAGGGCGCCTGGGCGTGGGCATGCTCTATCAGGACCCCCTGGATTTCCCTGCCTTGCCGGTCTGGGAAAACTTCCGCCTGAGCGGTCCGCCCCGGACCAGGGCACAGGTCGTGGACCGGCTGGGCGAACTCTCCAACCATTTGGGCGTGTGCTTCCTGCCCGAAGAACCCGTGGCCTCCATGACCGTGGGAGAACGACAGTTGCTGGAACTGCTGCGGCTGCTCGACCTCGGAGCCACGACGCTCATTCTCGACGAACCGACCACCGGCATCACCCCGGAACAAAAACGCGGCCTCTTCGACCTCCTGGCCCGGCTGGCCCGTCAGGAAGGACACACCATCATCCTGGTCACGCACAAGCTCTCCGAGGCGCTGGAAATGGCTGACGCCATCTTCGTCATGCGCCAGGGACGTCTGGAAGCACGACTTGCGCCCCCTTACGATCCCAAAGAGCTGGTCCAGCGCATGTTCGGTGATGCCGCCGCCCAATCCGTGAACAACTCCATGCCCGAGACGGGACAAAGCAACCGCGTGACGCTGGCCGAAGCAGTCTTTGCAGGGCCTAAATACCATCTGGGGCCATTGAAACTTTCGGCAGCGCTCGGAGAAATCATCGGTCTGGCCGGACTCGACGGCAGCGGTCAGGAACTTTTTCTGCGCGGACTGTGTGGCCTGGATCGCATGCCTGCAGGATGCCTCATTATCAACGAAACCGAGCATACCCGTACAGATTTCAAGTCATTGCGACATGAAGGCGTGCATTTCGTGCCTGCGGACCGCATGAGCCAGGCCCTCTTCCCGGACCTGTCCATCCGCGACCACATCCTGCTCGCCTTCCCGGAACATGCCTCAAGGCTGGAAGAATTTCACCAGTCGCAGTGTGTGGAGCGCTTTGACCTGCGCGCCCACCCGGACACCCCGGCCAAGGCCCTGTCCGGAGGAAATCAGCAACGCCTGCTCCTGTCCCTCATCCCCGACGACGCCCCGCTGTTGCTCATGGAGCACCCCACCCGCGGACTTGATGCCGGATCGGCCAGACAGGTCTGGGAGCATCTGCGCGGGCGTTGCGCTTCCGGCGCGACCCTTTTCTTCTTTTCACCGGACCTGGACGAAGTCATCGAGCACAGCCACCGCGTGCTGGTCTTTTTCGATCGGAAGCTGGTGGCCGACGTGCCGCGCCTGGACGCAAGCGTGGATCGCCTTGGGGCCCTCATGGCCGGAAAAAAACCGGAGAGCGCACATGTCGCATAG
- a CDS encoding ABC transporter permease — translation MSHSSWLQQLLWIAAALAMALALTVLVALPSGAPPFETLRILFVGGLGSASKFGQVLTVFVPLLLCSMGLLIPFTARLWNIGIEGQIVLGAIFCTGALMPFDQGGPWHIALALGAGMLGGALWALLAGLLKTHGRVHEIFSGLGLNFVAMGMAIWLIFGPWKRPGMASMSGTEPLHLSLWLERIGSFAVSWTALGLACAAFLLVAFLLLRTQWGLGLRAVGQNPKAARLFNLSPRLRMLQAFALCGALGGLAGAVQVLGVYHRLLPSISSGYGYTALLIGMMAGFRVLPVPFICFFFAVLNVGSIQLPLQLGLDSSLSGVIQGLMVLSVFITQGIRTYITRRREER, via the coding sequence ATGTCGCATAGCTCATGGTTGCAACAGCTGCTCTGGATCGCCGCAGCACTCGCCATGGCGCTGGCCCTGACCGTGCTCGTGGCCCTGCCCTCCGGCGCTCCGCCCTTTGAGACCCTGCGCATTCTCTTCGTGGGCGGGCTCGGCTCCGCCTCAAAATTTGGGCAGGTCCTGACGGTCTTTGTCCCGCTGCTGCTCTGCTCCATGGGCCTGCTCATCCCCTTCACGGCCAGATTGTGGAACATCGGCATAGAAGGACAGATCGTGCTGGGGGCAATTTTCTGCACCGGTGCGCTCATGCCTTTCGATCAGGGCGGCCCTTGGCATATTGCGCTGGCCCTGGGAGCGGGCATGCTCGGAGGAGCGCTCTGGGCGCTTTTGGCCGGCCTACTCAAAACTCACGGCAGGGTGCACGAGATTTTCTCGGGGCTCGGGCTCAACTTCGTAGCCATGGGCATGGCCATCTGGCTCATTTTCGGCCCCTGGAAACGCCCCGGCATGGCTTCCATGAGCGGGACCGAGCCCCTGCATCTCTCCTTGTGGCTTGAGCGCATAGGCTCCTTCGCCGTGAGTTGGACCGCGCTCGGGCTGGCCTGCGCAGCGTTCCTGCTGGTGGCTTTTCTGCTCCTGCGCACGCAATGGGGACTGGGGCTGAGGGCGGTGGGACAGAACCCCAAAGCCGCTCGTCTCTTTAACTTGAGCCCGCGCCTGCGCATGCTGCAGGCCTTTGCCCTGTGCGGCGCCCTGGGCGGACTGGCCGGGGCTGTCCAGGTTCTGGGCGTCTATCATCGCCTGCTGCCGAGCATTTCCTCCGGCTATGGCTACACGGCTCTGCTGATCGGCATGATGGCAGGTTTCAGGGTCTTGCCGGTGCCCTTCATCTGTTTCTTTTTTGCCGTGCTGAACGTGGGTTCGATCCAGTTGCCCCTGCAGCTTGGACTGGACTCATCCTTAAGCGGCGTCATCCAGGGGCTCATGGTGCTCTCGGTCTTCATCACCCAGGGCATTCGCACCTACATTACCCGTCGCCGGGAGGAACGCTGA
- a CDS encoding cytochrome P460 gives MRTIILLAAFCLTVMTAWAAGLAGPGPSHGIDYPAGWQDWAAISVAHRTDNDTIRLIVGNDAAVKAARAGQTNPWPDGAVLGKVVWKAVDLDAWPEAKVPGDLVHAEFMFKDSKKYADTYGWGWARWLGPEQKPFDKGPEACISCHTPVQDRDWVFTKPAVFPR, from the coding sequence ATGCGGACGATCATTCTTTTGGCGGCGTTCTGCCTGACTGTAATGACGGCATGGGCAGCGGGCTTGGCGGGCCCTGGTCCTTCGCACGGCATCGACTACCCTGCGGGCTGGCAGGACTGGGCGGCCATCTCCGTGGCTCACCGCACGGACAACGACACGATCCGGCTCATTGTGGGTAACGATGCGGCCGTCAAGGCGGCCCGGGCCGGTCAGACCAATCCCTGGCCCGACGGTGCGGTCCTGGGCAAGGTGGTCTGGAAGGCGGTTGACCTGGACGCATGGCCTGAAGCGAAGGTCCCGGGCGACCTGGTTCACGCCGAGTTCATGTTCAAGGATTCGAAGAAGTACGCCGACACCTATGGCTGGGGCTGGGCGCGCTGGCTGGGGCCGGAGCAGAAGCCCTTCGACAAGGGCCCGGAGGCATGTATCTCCTGCCACACGCCGGTGCAGGACCGCGACTGGGTTTTCACGAAACCGGCGGTGTTTCCGAGATGA
- a CDS encoding uroporphyrinogen decarboxylase — MTGMERVLCALQGKPADRRAFTLALSLYGARLSGCPTREYYSEPQRYLEGQREVVRLIDPDIVFAPFALPFEALAYGGEGIWLDEFPPNVRKPPFLGQDMPKPLGDKVLCAPGVSYLVESTRLLAAEFGASKPVCAVATAPVDLPAMLLGIEGWLETLLFDPERAARLMDLAEEHFLRMIAAFFAAGAAFVVVPVMFANLRLVTPALLEETVLPALARAFGQTGGPLVYHHGGNRILDHLQRFSSLPKVAGFLLDPRDSVSLARETLGPQRLMLGNVNGPGLARMHPDKAYASVSALLAERASDRAFVLASSHADIPFDTSPETLLAVRKAVMDAGEVA, encoded by the coding sequence ATGACCGGCATGGAGCGTGTGCTTTGCGCCCTGCAAGGGAAACCCGCGGATCGGCGGGCCTTCACGCTGGCCTTGAGCCTTTACGGCGCCAGACTATCCGGATGCCCGACACGTGAATACTATTCCGAGCCGCAACGTTATCTTGAAGGGCAGCGAGAAGTTGTTCGCCTCATAGATCCGGATATCGTGTTCGCCCCTTTTGCCCTGCCCTTCGAAGCTCTGGCTTACGGAGGGGAAGGGATCTGGCTGGATGAATTTCCGCCCAATGTCCGCAAGCCCCCTTTTCTCGGGCAGGACATGCCAAAGCCGCTGGGTGACAAGGTGCTCTGCGCTCCGGGTGTGTCCTACCTGGTCGAGTCCACGCGCCTTTTGGCCGCGGAGTTCGGAGCGTCGAAACCCGTCTGTGCCGTGGCCACGGCCCCGGTGGACCTGCCGGCCATGCTGCTGGGCATCGAGGGCTGGCTTGAAACGCTGCTCTTCGACCCTGAGCGCGCCGCGCGTCTGATGGATCTGGCCGAGGAGCATTTTCTGCGTATGATCGCAGCCTTTTTCGCGGCCGGCGCCGCCTTTGTGGTGGTTCCGGTCATGTTCGCCAATCTGCGTCTGGTTACTCCGGCCCTGCTCGAAGAGACCGTCCTCCCCGCCCTGGCCCGGGCTTTCGGACAGACCGGGGGGCCGCTTGTCTACCATCATGGCGGCAACCGCATCCTCGACCACCTCCAGCGTTTCTCGAGCCTCCCGAAGGTGGCCGGTTTTCTGCTCGATCCGCGCGACAGCGTGTCCCTGGCCCGGGAAACCCTGGGTCCGCAGCGGCTCATGCTCGGCAATGTGAATGGCCCCGGCCTGGCGCGCATGCATCCGGACAAGGCGTATGCATCCGTGTCCGCGCTTCTGGCCGAAAGGGCATCGGACAGGGCTTTCGTGCTGGCCTCGTCGCATGCGGACATCCCTTTCGACACCAGCCCGGAGACCTTGTTGGCTGTGCGCAAAGCGGTCATGGACGCAGGAGAGGTCGCATGA
- a CDS encoding transcriptional regulator: MDFLTAMGQSTLFKGLGAEELAQLERISEPRQYDKGDLLFGEGKEGVGFYVVVTGQVKVFKMSFDGREQILHILGPGDPLGEVPVFAGMNYPANAQALGKSVLYFFPRQKLIELYRESPSLAMNMLAVLSRRLREFTVLIENLSLKEIPQRLATYLVHQQSLKPVSARVKLSVTKGVLANILGTSQETLSRVLGKLSQEGLIEVQGKEISILDMDRLRSLADGESRM; this comes from the coding sequence ATGGATTTTCTGACCGCCATGGGGCAAAGCACGCTCTTCAAGGGCCTTGGAGCGGAGGAACTCGCACAGCTCGAGCGCATCAGCGAGCCGCGCCAGTATGACAAGGGAGACCTGCTCTTTGGCGAGGGCAAGGAAGGGGTCGGGTTTTACGTTGTGGTGACCGGGCAGGTAAAGGTCTTCAAGATGTCCTTTGATGGCCGGGAGCAGATTCTGCACATCCTCGGACCCGGCGACCCCCTGGGCGAGGTGCCGGTTTTTGCCGGAATGAACTATCCGGCCAATGCCCAAGCCCTTGGCAAATCGGTTCTTTATTTCTTTCCCCGCCAAAAGCTCATCGAACTCTACCGCGAGAGCCCTTCCCTGGCCATGAACATGCTGGCCGTTCTCTCGCGCCGTCTGCGGGAGTTCACGGTCCTCATCGAGAACCTGTCCCTGAAGGAGATCCCCCAGCGCCTGGCAACGTATCTCGTGCACCAGCAGTCCCTGAAACCCGTCTCGGCCAGGGTCAAGCTCAGCGTGACCAAGGGCGTGCTCGCCAACATCCTGGGTACTTCTCAGGAAACCCTCTCGCGCGTGCTCGGCAAGCTGAGCCAGGAAGGACTCATCGAGGTCCAGGGCAAGGAGATCAGCATTCTGGACATGGATCGCCTCCGGTCCCTGGCGGATGGGGAGAGCCGGATGTAG
- a CDS encoding BMP family ABC transporter substrate-binding protein, which produces MKRFLVSIGLMALLICPSMAMAKDLTIGLILVGPYNDKGYSQAQYEGGKYVEEKLPGTKLIYLDKVNPADRPGLTIPQVVDDLVEKGADLIIAGSDDMKDGIREAASLHPDKVFVHVSGDDVLTGKAPANLGNLFGRMEYGKMMAGFSAALTSKTGKIAYLGPLINEETRRLAASAFLGARYAWTEVLGRKAEDLKFKVSWIGFWFNIPGVTTDPAQVAGSFFDGGYDVVISGIDTPEAVTVARQKRDQGRDAWAIPYDYAHACEGQGPTCVGVPYFNWGPSFLRQATAVQGGTWKQDFQWDAPHWADINDHDKSTIGFMAGEGLSSENKARLDTFVADLGAHKINLFSGPLNYQDGTPFLKDGEGATDEQIWSLQQLLQGMEGQSSAK; this is translated from the coding sequence ATGAAGCGTTTTCTGGTCTCCATTGGCCTTATGGCCTTGCTGATCTGTCCGTCCATGGCCATGGCCAAGGACCTCACCATCGGCCTCATCCTGGTCGGCCCATACAACGACAAGGGCTACAGTCAGGCCCAGTACGAAGGCGGCAAGTACGTCGAGGAAAAACTGCCCGGCACCAAGCTCATCTACCTGGACAAGGTCAACCCCGCCGACCGCCCTGGTCTGACCATTCCGCAGGTGGTCGATGATCTGGTGGAAAAAGGCGCTGATCTGATCATCGCCGGTTCCGACGACATGAAGGACGGCATCCGCGAAGCCGCGAGCCTGCACCCGGACAAGGTCTTCGTTCACGTCTCCGGTGACGACGTCCTCACCGGCAAGGCTCCGGCCAACCTGGGCAACCTGTTCGGACGCATGGAATACGGCAAGATGATGGCCGGCTTCAGTGCGGCTCTGACCTCGAAGACGGGCAAGATCGCCTACCTGGGACCGTTGATCAACGAAGAGACCCGCCGCCTGGCCGCCTCCGCCTTTCTGGGCGCGCGCTATGCATGGACCGAAGTGCTCGGCAGAAAGGCCGAAGACCTCAAGTTCAAGGTCAGCTGGATCGGTTTCTGGTTCAACATCCCCGGCGTGACCACGGATCCCGCCCAGGTCGCTGGCTCCTTCTTCGACGGCGGCTATGACGTTGTCATCTCCGGCATCGACACTCCCGAAGCCGTGACCGTGGCGCGCCAGAAGCGCGATCAAGGCCGCGATGCCTGGGCCATCCCTTACGACTATGCTCATGCCTGCGAAGGCCAGGGTCCGACCTGTGTCGGTGTGCCCTACTTCAACTGGGGCCCATCCTTCCTGCGCCAGGCCACGGCCGTACAGGGCGGCACCTGGAAGCAGGACTTCCAGTGGGACGCCCCCCACTGGGCCGACATCAACGATCACGACAAATCCACCATCGGCTTCATGGCCGGCGAGGGTCTGTCCAGCGAGAACAAGGCCAGGCTCGATACCTTCGTGGCGGATCTTGGCGCGCACAAGATCAACCTCTTCAGCGGCCCCCTGAACTATCAGGACGGCACCCCCTTCCTGAAAGACGGCGAAGGGGCCACGGACGAGCAGATCTGGTCTCTGCAGCAACTGCTGCAGGGCATGGAAGGCCAGTCCAGCGCAAAATAA
- a CDS encoding ABC transporter permease, which translates to MQEFALIMAGILLAGAPLVLATLGETITEKAGVINLSLDGTILLSAMASFALASITGNAWIGALGGMGMGALVAFVLGLTNIYLGQSQLAVGFILTLLTRDLAYFLGHSYSRQPGPSLGYWGIPGLSETPLLDLVLGRQSPVVSISLAAIALCWWWMYKTSAGMRLRAVGESPRAAFGRGIRVRLSRLMACLVGGALVGLAGAAYSLAVKPGWGRPQGCEGAGWIALAIVIFGGWHPVRAAIGAYFFAALQVSGIYLQDIFPSIPAQVFQVAPFPMMILTLLAVNLGRIGFVQDMMRRYPFLGRFSGSWPITAPAALGQDFDPKKGL; encoded by the coding sequence ATGCAGGAATTCGCGCTCATCATGGCCGGTATTCTCCTGGCCGGGGCACCGCTGGTTCTGGCCACTCTTGGCGAGACCATCACCGAGAAGGCCGGGGTCATCAACCTGTCCCTGGACGGGACCATACTTCTCTCCGCCATGGCCTCCTTCGCCCTGGCCTCGATCACGGGCAACGCATGGATCGGCGCTCTCGGCGGCATGGGCATGGGGGCGCTGGTGGCTTTTGTGCTCGGCCTGACCAACATCTACCTTGGGCAATCCCAACTGGCCGTGGGGTTCATCCTGACCCTCCTGACCCGCGACCTGGCCTATTTCCTTGGCCATTCCTACTCCCGCCAGCCCGGTCCTAGCCTTGGCTACTGGGGCATTCCCGGCCTCTCCGAAACGCCGCTGCTGGACCTTGTGCTCGGACGGCAGTCACCGGTGGTGAGCATCAGCCTGGCAGCCATCGCGCTGTGCTGGTGGTGGATGTACAAGACGAGTGCAGGCATGCGGCTGCGCGCCGTGGGAGAATCGCCCCGGGCGGCTTTCGGGCGCGGCATCAGGGTGAGGCTCTCAAGACTCATGGCCTGCCTTGTCGGCGGGGCTTTGGTGGGGCTGGCGGGCGCGGCCTACTCCCTGGCCGTCAAGCCGGGCTGGGGGCGCCCCCAGGGCTGCGAGGGCGCGGGCTGGATCGCCCTGGCCATCGTCATCTTCGGCGGCTGGCACCCTGTAAGGGCGGCCATTGGTGCCTACTTCTTCGCGGCGCTCCAGGTCTCGGGCATCTATCTCCAGGACATCTTCCCCTCCATCCCGGCCCAGGTCTTCCAGGTGGCGCCCTTTCCCATGATGATCCTGACCCTTTTGGCCGTGAATCTCGGCAGAATAGGCTTCGTCCAGGACATGATGCGCCGCTACCCCTTTCTGGGGCGCTTCTCCGGCAGTTGGCCCATCACCGCGCCTGCTGCGCTGGGACAGGATTTCGATCCGAAAAAGGGGTTGTGA
- a CDS encoding DUF2238 domain-containing protein encodes MRWMQIATHRTYLLFLTLLFLVEFIFLAVDPHDRKDWILENVLVFMFFIFLFLTVKKFPLSRISYTLIFIFLAIHEIGSHYTYSEVPYDAWYSSIFGATFNEIVGWERNNFDRIVHFLYGLLLAYPIREVYFRVAQADGFWGYFLPLDFAMSTSMLYELIEWGAAEFFGGDLGIAYLGTQGDVWDAHKDMLLASIGALIAMLITLGLNMYLQKDFAREWSRSLTVKHPEPLGEDEILRMLEGQRGSDRS; translated from the coding sequence ATGAGATGGATGCAAATTGCCACACACAGAACGTATTTACTTTTTCTAACTCTGCTTTTTCTTGTAGAGTTTATTTTTTTGGCCGTTGATCCGCACGACAGGAAGGATTGGATTCTGGAAAATGTTCTTGTCTTCATGTTTTTCATTTTTTTGTTTCTTACCGTAAAGAAATTTCCTCTCTCCAGGATTTCCTACACGCTTATTTTTATTTTTCTGGCCATCCACGAGATCGGATCCCATTACACGTATTCGGAAGTTCCATACGATGCCTGGTATTCGTCCATCTTCGGCGCGACCTTCAATGAGATTGTAGGCTGGGAACGCAACAATTTCGACCGCATCGTGCATTTTCTCTACGGCCTGCTGCTGGCCTATCCCATTCGCGAGGTCTATTTTCGTGTCGCCCAGGCGGACGGGTTCTGGGGTTATTTCCTGCCGCTCGATTTCGCCATGTCGACCTCCATGCTCTATGAACTCATCGAGTGGGGAGCGGCGGAGTTCTTCGGCGGGGACCTGGGCATCGCCTATCTGGGCACTCAGGGGGATGTCTGGGACGCGCACAAGGACATGCTCCTGGCCAGCATCGGCGCGCTCATCGCCATGCTCATCACCCTGGGGCTGAACATGTATCTGCAGAAGGATTTTGCCCGCGAGTGGTCCCGCAGCCTGACGGTCAAGCATCCCGAACCCCTGGGAGAGGACGAGATCTTGCGCATGCTGGAAGGTCAGCGCGGCAGCGATCGGTCCTAG